GCAGCAGCCCTGCTGCTGTCCTTCATCCCTAGCCTGCGATCCGAAGCAGTACCTTACCTGCAACAACCTGATGCGCTGTACCTGGCCTTTTTCGGCCTGCTCAACCTCACCCTTGCGCCTGTTATCCCTTACTGGAACAAAGGCCCGCGTCATCAACTGCAAAACCTGGTCAGTGCCTTGCTGGTTCTGGCTGTCGTGCTGCAAACCCTGACGCTGATCGCCCCGATGCCTGTCATCGCCGGTCAACCTGCCGTTCTGTTCAGTCTGGTCGCTGCCCTGATCGCCATTTTTCTGCACCTGGCCGTCAGCTTCTACAAATCCTCACCGGCCGCCGCCTCGCCAAGCTATGACATGAGCAACCGCGATACTGGCACCGTTAAATGGTTCAACACCTCCAAAGGCTTCGGCTTTATTTCCCGTGATTCCGGTGATGATATTTTTGTGCACTTCCGGGCAATTCGCGGTGAAGGCCACCGTGTTCTGGTCGAAGGCCAGCGCGTGGAGTTCTCTGTCATGAACCGTGACAAAGGCCTGCAAGCCGAAGATGTGATCGCCGCACTGCCGCGTCGCTGATTCAAGGCTAAAAAAAACCGCGAACAGCCCAGGCTGTTCGCGGTTTTTTTATGACCTGTTTTTAGTAACGCATCTCAATAATGCGGCGGTGGGGCCTCTTCTTCGAAGGACTCGAACTGGCCGACCATTTCCTCCTGCCGCTTGAGCAACGCCATCATTTGTAGTTGCAGGCGCTCAACCGCATGCTGCTGCGCCGCCAGCACATCATTCAATGTCTGGATGGTGTCATCCTGAAACGCCAACTGGCTTTCCAGATCGGTAACGCGTTCTTCCAGGCTCATGACTCAACCCTCCAGAAACGTGAAATCATCGGTCAACACCAGACGCAGCCGTTCACGAATCGTCGCGATCTGCTCTGGACTGTAGGGTAAAGCCTGCTGCTTGCCCCAGACCGGAGCTGGCCAGGCCGCGTCCTCTCGCTTGCGCACAATCACATGCATGTGCAGCTGACTGACTACATTACCCAGGGCCGCGACGTTCAACTTGTCCGCATCGAATGAATCCTTGAGCATTTCCGCCAGCGCGGTCGTTTCCTGCCACAGCTGCTGTTGATCTGCGACATCTAACTGAAATATCTCACTGATATCCTCGCGGCGTGGCACGAGGATGAACCATGGGTAGTTCGAATCATTGGACAACAGCAACCGACAGAGCGGGAAATCGCCGATAGGCAAGGTGTCTTGTTGAAGTCGTGGATCTAAAGCGAACACAGCGCGCACTCCCCTCTGGTGATCTTTTTTCAGCTTAGCGCCCATACCAAAAGACGGCGACACCAAGCGACAGGACGGCAGCATACCTGCGAATGCCACGCGCTTCACAACGACTTGCCGCCTGCAGCGTCCTCCGGGCGCCCCGACATGAGCCATCTTGATCCGGCATGCACCATGACAGAACCAGCCGGCGTACAAAAAATGCCGAAATGACCGATAAACAACGGGCTGCTCGATTCGATCACAAAGCGATACTGTGTGAATTCGGTACAGCAATTGAAATTTTTTGCACCAAAACCGCACAACGCGTCTACGCTCAGTGCGTCAGCATCCGCTAACTACTCACTGACGGGGTGAACCGGTAACGTTTTTGGCTGTCGCCCCCATCAGTTCGATGTGGTAAACACGATGCGAAGCATGGCGTCAAGCCCAAGTAAAACGAGCTTGAACACCCCGGTTTTATGGGGTTTTTACAGCAGCAGGCAGGTCTTTGGAAAAAAACAGCAACAGAATTCCGATTTGTGCACGCTTGTTGCATTCACACCTATATCGCCTATAAGGCGTCCGCTGGAAGTGGAAGCCTTAAGGCCAATAAAAACAGTGGCAGGATTGCCCGATGGAGATTCAAGTGCAGGACCAGGGACTCTTTTTTACCGATGCGCAAGCCATGGAAAACAACGCTGAAGTTGTCAGTCCGATTGCGTCGGGATTGTGAATTTGCGACATCTACCCAGCCATTTGCGACAGGGTCGTAAAGAAGCTGAAAGGTTAGATACGCAAGTATCGCCAACATGGTCGGCGTGATATAAGTTTGCGCCGACACAAAAAGAAAGAGCCGCCCGGATAATAAAACAGGCGGGACGGCAGTACTCTTCTAAAAACCAAAGGAGCAAATCACGATGCGCGTGATGAAGTGGAGCATGATCGCACTGGCAGTTGCAGCAGCAGCCAGTACTCAAATGGCTACGGCCGCACCGTTCGTAAGTGACCAGGCTGAAGCCAAAGGTTTTGTTGAAGACGCCAAGTTCGACTTGCTGATTCGCAACTATTACTTCAACCGTGACAACAAAGATGGCGCCCGCGACGTTAAAGACTGGACCCAAGGTCTTTGGGGCACCTTCAACTCCGGTTACACCCAGGGTACTGTTGGCGTTGGCGTTGATGCATTCGGTTACCTGGCCATCAAA
The Pseudomonas lini DNA segment above includes these coding regions:
- a CDS encoding cold shock domain-containing protein membrane protein, whose product is MLKIVHLLMGAAALLLSFIPSLRSEAVPYLQQPDALYLAFFGLLNLTLAPVIPYWNKGPRHQLQNLVSALLVLAVVLQTLTLIAPMPVIAGQPAVLFSLVAALIAIFLHLAVSFYKSSPAAASPSYDMSNRDTGTVKWFNTSKGFGFISRDSGDDIFVHFRAIRGEGHRVLVEGQRVEFSVMNRDKGLQAEDVIAALPRR
- a CDS encoding SlyX family protein — encoded protein: MSLEERVTDLESQLAFQDDTIQTLNDVLAAQQHAVERLQLQMMALLKRQEEMVGQFESFEEEAPPPHY
- a CDS encoding HIT domain-containing protein produces the protein MFALDPRLQQDTLPIGDFPLCRLLLSNDSNYPWFILVPRREDISEIFQLDVADQQQLWQETTALAEMLKDSFDADKLNVAALGNVVSQLHMHVIVRKREDAAWPAPVWGKQQALPYSPEQIATIRERLRLVLTDDFTFLEG